From the genome of Triticum aestivum cultivar Chinese Spring chromosome 3B, IWGSC CS RefSeq v2.1, whole genome shotgun sequence, one region includes:
- the LOC123067610 gene encoding uncharacterized protein: MVRVSVLASARGLVCLRGCATGFYYIANRLTFRRVRLPYQNRDHRLDADPAVVIAFEDDDVGAAGAVGFRHYHVVVTYQVHDGVWAVESFSTRTWDWRVGDDICAPETVVAQSGVGARDRAFFRTTIGHILCYTPETGCVDLIPAPQEVEGRKDWEIGEMEGNFCVACVDQPAKEVAVLYMVPGDGADQVTWAWVGQFHANKMGYHGPRQDDPAPLQGAAEVVMWDPFEQLVLAVDFDGRVTRSIGPLSGGMYYSDFIPYVNSYADIYRYCSD; encoded by the exons ATGGTC AGGGTGTCGGTGCTCGCCTCGGCGCGCGGCCTCGTCTGCCTCCGCGGCTGCGCCACCGGTTTCTACTACATCGCCAACCGGCTCACCTTCCGCCGCGTGCGCCTCCCCTACCAGAACCGCGACCACCGGCTCGACGCCGACCCGGCCGTCGTCATCGCCTTCGAGGACGACGACGTGGGCGCCGCCGGCGCCGTCGGCTTCCGCCACTACCACGTCGTCGTCACCTACCAGGTCCACGACGGCGTCTGGGCCGTCGAGTCCTTCTCCACCCGCACCTGGGACTGGCGCGTCGGGGACGACATCTGCGCGCCCGAGACGGTCGTCGCCCAGTCCGGGGTCGGCGCGCGCGACCGCGCCTTCTTCCGCACCACCATCGGCCACATCCTCTGCTACACCCCGGAGACGGGCTGCGTCGACCTCATCCCCGCGCCCCAGGAGGTCGAGGGCCGCAAGGACTGGGAGATCGGCGAGATGGAGGGCAACTTCTGCGTCGCCTGCGTCGACCAGCCCGCCAAGGAGGTGGCCGTGCTCTACATGGTGCCCGGCGACGGCGCCGACCAGGTCACCTGGGCCTGGGTGGGCCAGTTCCACGCCAACAAGATGGGCTACCACGGGCCACGGCAGGATGACCCTGCTCCGCTCCAGGGCGCCGCCGAGGTGGTCATGTGGGATCCTTTCGAGCAGCTCGTGCTCGCCGTCGACTTCGATGGCAGGGTCACCCGCTCCATCGGCCCCCTCTCCGGCGGGATGTACTACTCGGATTTCATCCCCTACGTCAACTCATACGCCGACATCTACAGGTACTGCTCAGATTAA